Proteins from a genomic interval of Candidatus Margulisiibacteriota bacterium:
- a CDS encoding complex I subunit 1 family protein: protein MNELYKIFYLLVFPGFAFLVIYGLLLEWADRKIVARLQNRVGPPWMQPFADFIKLFAKEDITSEKADRFMFAAAPIIALAAVLTTVIFLPLTVPALFSFEGDLVVLAYLLTVPTFAIFLGGWYSVNYFASVGAMRATLLLFSYEVPLLMSLLGPAILAGSWSVSSILAFQASHVWIAVYQPIGFIVALVALVGKLERIPFDIPEAETEIVDGPFCEYTGRKLAIFRLMFDIELVIVASLISLFYLGGFSYGNIFLSALMFFVKTFAVVAFVAVVKASFGRIRIDQMIDFCWKYLVPAAVLQYLLIAAAKIWM from the coding sequence ATGAACGAACTATATAAGATATTCTATCTGCTTGTCTTTCCGGGATTTGCATTCCTGGTGATATACGGACTTCTCCTTGAGTGGGCCGACCGAAAGATAGTTGCCAGGCTCCAGAACAGGGTAGGGCCGCCTTGGATGCAGCCTTTTGCCGATTTCATAAAATTGTTCGCAAAAGAGGACATTACATCCGAAAAGGCTGACCGTTTCATGTTCGCGGCCGCCCCGATAATAGCGCTTGCTGCAGTTCTGACCACTGTTATCTTTTTACCTTTGACAGTGCCGGCGCTCTTCTCTTTTGAAGGGGATTTGGTCGTTCTTGCCTACCTGCTAACGGTTCCCACTTTTGCTATCTTTCTGGGAGGCTGGTACAGCGTCAATTATTTTGCCTCGGTAGGTGCCATGAGAGCGACACTGCTTCTTTTTTCTTACGAAGTTCCGCTGCTTATGTCGCTTCTGGGCCCGGCGATCCTTGCGGGGAGCTGGAGCGTTTCTTCTATTCTGGCCTTTCAGGCAAGCCATGTCTGGATAGCAGTTTACCAGCCGATAGGTTTTATTGTGGCTTTGGTGGCACTGGTCGGAAAACTGGAGAGGATACCTTTTGACATTCCGGAGGCCGAGACAGAGATCGTTGACGGGCCTTTCTGCGAATACACCGGCAGAAAACTGGCCATTTTCCGCTTGATGTTCGATATAGAACTCGTTATTGTGGCTTCCCTCATAAGCCTTTTTTATCTGGGCGGGTTTTCATACGGAAATATTTTCCTCAGCGCGCTTATGTTCTTTGTAAAGACCTTTGCAGTAGTGGCGTTTGTGGCAGTGGTAAAGGCGTCCTTTGGCAGGATAAGGATAGACCAGATGATAGATTTTTGCTGGAAATACCTGGTGCCGGCTGCGGTCCTGCAGTACCTTTTGATAGCGGCCGCCAAGATCTGGATGTAA